The following proteins are co-located in the Camelina sativa cultivar DH55 chromosome 12, Cs, whole genome shotgun sequence genome:
- the LOC109124590 gene encoding calcium-transporting ATPase 10, plasma membrane-type-like isoform X1, whose protein sequence is MSGQFSNSPDKDVEAGTSTFNNDYEDSPFDIASTKNAPVERLRRWRQAALVLNASRRFRYTLDLKREEDKKQMLRKMRAHAQAIRAAHLFKAAASRVTGITSPPPTSGGGDFGIGQEQIVSISRDQNIGSLQELGGVKGLSDLLKTNLEKGINGDDDDILKRKSAFGSNTYPQKKGRSFWRFVWEASQDLTLIILIVAAAASLALGIKTEGIEKGWYDGISIAFAVLLVIVVTATSDYRQSLQFQNLNEEKRNIRIEVTRGGRRVEISIYDIVVGDVIPLNIGDQVPADGVLVAGHSLAVDESSMTGESKIVQKNSTKNPFLMSGCKVADGNGTMLVTGVGVNTEWGLLMASVSEDNGGETPLQVRLNGVATFIGIVGLTVAGVVLFVLVVRYFTGHTKNEQGGPQFVGGKTKFDHVLDDLVEIFTVAVTIVVVAVPEGLPLAVTLTLAYSMRKMMADKALVRRLSACETMGSATTICSDKTGTLTLNEMTVVECYAGFQKMDPPDSSAKLPSAFTSILVEGIAHNTTGSVFRSESGEIQVSGSPTERAILNWAIKLGMDFDALKSGSSAVQFYPFNSEKKRGGVAVKSVTFSSVFSDSSVHVHWKGAAEIVLGSCTQYMDENESFVDMSEDKMAGLIDAINDMAARSLRCVAIAVRKFEVDKIPTDEEQLSRWVLPEDDLVLLAIVGIKDPCRPGVKNSVLLCQQAGVKVRMVTGDNIQTAKAIALECGILASDSDASEPNLIEGKVFRSFSEEERDRICEEISVMGRSSPNDKLLLVQSLKRRGHVVAVTGDGTNDAPALHEADIGLAMGIQGTEVAKEKSDIIILDDNFESVVKVVRWGRSVYANIQKFIQFQLTVNVAALVINVVAAISAGDVPLTAVQLLWVNLIMDTLGALALATEPPTDHLMDRSPVGRKEPLITNIMWRNLFIQAMYQVTVLLILNFEGISILHLKSHKNPEKVKNTVIFNAFVICQIFNEFNARKPDEINIFRGVLRNHLFVGIICITIVLQVVIVEFLGTFASTTKLDWEMWLVSVGIGSVSWPLAVIGKLIPVPETPVSQYFRINRWRRNSSG, encoded by the exons ATGAGTGGACAATTTAGTAACTCTCCAGACAAGGACGTGGAGGCTGGTACCAGCACCTTTAATAATGACTATGAAGATAGTCCGTTTGATATTGCTAGCACTAAGAATGCTCCTGTGGAGCGACTACGCCGTTGGAGG CAAGCTGCGCTTGTACTTAATGCTTCTCGTCGATTTCGATATACTCTGGACTTGAAAagggaagaagataagaaacagATGCTGAGGAAGATGAGAGCGCATGCCCAAGCAATAAGA GCTGCACATCTTTTTAAAGCAGCTGCAAGCCGAGTAACTG GAATTACAAGTCCACCTCCGACTTCTGGTGGTGGTGATTTTGGTATTGGACAGGAGCAGATTGTATCGATTTCAAGAGATCAAAATATAGGATCGCTTCAAGAACTTGGAGGG GTCAAAGGGTTGTCTGACTTGTTAAAAACCAACTTGGAGAAGGGTATAAATGGGGATGATGATGACATACTGAAAAGGAAATCTGCTTTTGGATCAAACACATACCCTCAGAAGAAAGGGAGGAGTTTCTGG AGGTTTGTATGGGAAGCTTCTCAGGATCTTACGTTGATCATACTGATTGTAGCAGCAGCTGCTTCTTTGGCATTGGGAATAAAGACCGAG GGTATCGAAAAGGGATGGTACGATGGTATCAGTATTGCGTTTGCCGTTCTTCTTGTGATTGTGGTGACAG CTACCAGTGATTACCGGCAATCTCTTCAATTCCAGAACTTaaatgaagagaaaagaaatataCGTATAGAG GTTACCCGCGGTGGAAGAAGAGTTGAGATTTCAATTTATGACATTGTGGTAGGCGATGTCATACCCCTCAATATTGGTGATCAG GTACCTGCTGATGGAGTTTTAGTTGCTGGCCATTCCCTTGCAGTTGATGAGTCCAGCATGACTGGAGAGAGCAAAATT GTTCAAAAAAACTCCACTAAGAATCCATTCCTAATGTCCGGCTGTAAAGTTGCAGATGGCAATGGGACAATGTTG GTTACTGGGGTAGGGGTCAACACTGAATGGGGCTTACTAATGGCTAGCGTCTCAGAAGACAATGGTGGAGAAACACCATTGCAG GTGCGCCTGAATGGTGTTGCAACATTTATCGGGATTGTGGGGCTCACAGTTGCTGGCGTTGTATTATTTGTCCTAGTCGTTCG CTACTTTACCGGTCACACGAAGAATGAACAGGGAGGGCCACAGTTTGTTGGAGGGAAGACAAAATTTGATCATGTGCTAGATGATCTTGTTGAAATCTTCACTGTTGCA GTTACAATCGTTGTAGTGGCAGTGCCTGAAGGGCTTCCGTTGGCTGTTACCTTGAC TCTTGCGTATTCCATGAGAAAAATGATGGCAGATAAAGCTTTg GTGCGTAGGCTTTCTGCTTGTGAGACCATGGGGTCTGCAACAACAATTTGCAGTGATAAGACTGGAACTTTGACCTTAAACGAG aTGACTGTTGTTGAGTGTTATGCTGGGTTCCAAAAGATGGATCCTCCGGACAGCAGCGCAAAATTGCCATCTGCTTTTACATCCATACTTGTTGAGGGAATTGCTCATAATACAACCGGCAGTGTCTTCCGATCTGAA AGTGGTGAGATTCAGGTTTCTGGATCTCCCACAGAAAGAGCAATTCTTAATTGGGCGATAAAG TTGGGCATGGATTTCGATGCTCTCAAGTCTGGGTCTTCTGCTGTACAATTTTATCCATTCAATTCAGAGAAGAAACGGGGAGGCGTAGCAGTGAAATCAGTAACGTTCTCGAGTGTTTTC TCAGATTCGAGTGTCCATGTTCACTGGAAAGGTGCTGCCGAAATTGTTTTGGGTTCCTGCACACAATATATGGATGAAAATGAGAGTTTTGTAGATATGAGTGAAGATAAG ATGGCTGGCTTAATAGATGCTATCAATGATATGGCTGCAAGGAGTCTGCGTTGTGTTGCAATTGCCGTCAGAAAATTTGAAGTGGACAAGATTCCAACTGATGAAGAGCAACTTTCTAGATGGGTATTACCTGAGGATGATCTTGTATTGTTGGCTATCGTTGGTATTAAG GATCCTTGTCGCCCAGGTGTCAAAAATTCAGTTTTACTATGTCAACAAGCTGGAGTCAAG GTTCGTATGGTGACTGGTGATAACATTCAGACTGCCAAAGCAATTGCATTAGAATGCGGTATATTAGCTTCAGACTCAGATGCTAGTGAGCCTAATCTGATTGAAGGAAAAGTATTTCGATCCttttcagaagaagaaagagataggATTTGTGAAGAGATATCT GTAATGGGTAGATCATCACCCAATgacaaacttcttcttgtacaaTCGCTGAAGAGAAGGGGACACGTCGTGGCTGTAACTGGTGATGGAACCAATGATGCTCCTGCACTGCACGag GCAGATATAGGTCTTGCTATGGGTATTCAAGGCACCGAAGTTGCAAAGGAAAAGTCAGATATCATTATCTTGGATGACAACTTTGAATCCGTTGTGAAG GTTGTCCGTTGGGGTCGATCTGTGTATGCCAATATTCAAAAGTTCATCCAGTTTCAGCTCACAGTGAATGTCGCAGCTCTTGTCATCAATGTTGTGGCTGCCATATCCGCGGGTGATGTTCCTCTAACTGCAGTACAG CTTCTATGGGTCAATCTTATAATGGATACTCTTGGTGCTCTTGCTTTAGCCACTGAACCACCAACCGATCACTTGATGGATCGATCCCCTGTTGGCAGAAA AGAACCTCTCATCACAAATATCATGTGGAGAAATTTGTTTATACAA GCGATGTACCAAGTGACAGTCTTGTTAATCCTCAATTTCGAGGGAATAAGTATCCTTCATCTGAAGAGTCACAAAAACCCAGAGAAAGTAAAGAATACCGTTATCTTCAATGCGTTTGTCATCTGCCAG ATCTTCAACGAGTTCAACGCACGGAAGCCAGATGAAATAAACATTTTCCGTGGAGTTCTCAGGAATCACCTTTTTGTGGGCATCATCTGTATCACCATTGTGCTCCAG GTAGTCATTGTCGAGTTCCTTGGAACATTTGCCTCAACGACTAAGCTTGATTGGGAGATGTGGCTCGTCTCGGTTGGAATCGGTTCCGTCAG TTGGCCTTTGGCGGTAATCGGAAAATTGATACCGGTTCCAGAAACTCCAGTCAGCCAATACTTTAGAATAAACCGGTGGAGAAGGAACTCATCAG GTTAA
- the LOC109124590 gene encoding calcium-transporting ATPase 10, plasma membrane-type-like isoform X3: MSGQFSNSPDKDVEAGTSTFNNDYEDSPFDIASTKNAPVERLRRWRQAALVLNASRRFRYTLDLKREEDKKQMLRKMRAHAQAIRAAHLFKAAASRVTGITSPPPTSGGGDFGIGQEQIVSISRDQNIGSLQELGGVKGLSDLLKTNLEKGINGDDDDILKRKSAFGSNTYPQKKGRSFWRFVWEASQDLTLIILIVAAAASLALGIKTEGIEKGWYDGISIAFAVLLVIVVTATSDYRQSLQFQNLNEEKRNIRIEVTRGGRRVEISIYDIVVGDVIPLNIGDQVPADGVLVAGHSLAVDESSMTGESKIVQKNSTKNPFLMSGCKVADGNGTMLVTGVGVNTEWGLLMASVSEDNGGETPLQVRLNGVATFIGIVGLTVAGVVLFVLVVRYFTGHTKNEQGGPQFVGGKTKFDHVLDDLVEIFTVAVTIVVVAVPEGLPLAVTLTLAYSMRKMMADKALVRRLSACETMGSATTICSDKTGTLTLNEMTVVECYAGFQKMDPPDSSAKLPSAFTSILVEGIAHNTTGSVFRSESGEIQVSGSPTERAILNWAIKLGMDFDALKSGSSAVQFYPFNSEKKRGGVAVKSVTFSSVFSDSSVHVHWKGAAEIVLGSCTQYMDENESFVDMSEDKMAGLIDAINDMAARSLRCVAIAVRKFEVDKIPTDEEQLSRWVLPEDDLVLLAIVGIKDPCRPGVKNSVLLCQQAGVKVRMVTGDNIQTAKAIALECGILASDSDASEPNLIEGKVFRSFSEEERDRICEEISVMGRSSPNDKLLLVQSLKRRGHVVAVTGDGTNDAPALHEADIGLAMGIQGTEVAKEKSDIIILDDNFESVVKFQLTVNVAALVINVVAAISAGDVPLTAVQLLWVNLIMDTLGALALATEPPTDHLMDRSPVGRKEPLITNIMWRNLFIQAMYQVTVLLILNFEGISILHLKSHKNPEKVKNTVIFNAFVICQIFNEFNARKPDEINIFRGVLRNHLFVGIICITIVLQVVIVEFLGTFASTTKLDWEMWLVSVGIGSVSWPLAVIGKLIPVPETPVSQYFRINRWRRNSSG, encoded by the exons ATGAGTGGACAATTTAGTAACTCTCCAGACAAGGACGTGGAGGCTGGTACCAGCACCTTTAATAATGACTATGAAGATAGTCCGTTTGATATTGCTAGCACTAAGAATGCTCCTGTGGAGCGACTACGCCGTTGGAGG CAAGCTGCGCTTGTACTTAATGCTTCTCGTCGATTTCGATATACTCTGGACTTGAAAagggaagaagataagaaacagATGCTGAGGAAGATGAGAGCGCATGCCCAAGCAATAAGA GCTGCACATCTTTTTAAAGCAGCTGCAAGCCGAGTAACTG GAATTACAAGTCCACCTCCGACTTCTGGTGGTGGTGATTTTGGTATTGGACAGGAGCAGATTGTATCGATTTCAAGAGATCAAAATATAGGATCGCTTCAAGAACTTGGAGGG GTCAAAGGGTTGTCTGACTTGTTAAAAACCAACTTGGAGAAGGGTATAAATGGGGATGATGATGACATACTGAAAAGGAAATCTGCTTTTGGATCAAACACATACCCTCAGAAGAAAGGGAGGAGTTTCTGG AGGTTTGTATGGGAAGCTTCTCAGGATCTTACGTTGATCATACTGATTGTAGCAGCAGCTGCTTCTTTGGCATTGGGAATAAAGACCGAG GGTATCGAAAAGGGATGGTACGATGGTATCAGTATTGCGTTTGCCGTTCTTCTTGTGATTGTGGTGACAG CTACCAGTGATTACCGGCAATCTCTTCAATTCCAGAACTTaaatgaagagaaaagaaatataCGTATAGAG GTTACCCGCGGTGGAAGAAGAGTTGAGATTTCAATTTATGACATTGTGGTAGGCGATGTCATACCCCTCAATATTGGTGATCAG GTACCTGCTGATGGAGTTTTAGTTGCTGGCCATTCCCTTGCAGTTGATGAGTCCAGCATGACTGGAGAGAGCAAAATT GTTCAAAAAAACTCCACTAAGAATCCATTCCTAATGTCCGGCTGTAAAGTTGCAGATGGCAATGGGACAATGTTG GTTACTGGGGTAGGGGTCAACACTGAATGGGGCTTACTAATGGCTAGCGTCTCAGAAGACAATGGTGGAGAAACACCATTGCAG GTGCGCCTGAATGGTGTTGCAACATTTATCGGGATTGTGGGGCTCACAGTTGCTGGCGTTGTATTATTTGTCCTAGTCGTTCG CTACTTTACCGGTCACACGAAGAATGAACAGGGAGGGCCACAGTTTGTTGGAGGGAAGACAAAATTTGATCATGTGCTAGATGATCTTGTTGAAATCTTCACTGTTGCA GTTACAATCGTTGTAGTGGCAGTGCCTGAAGGGCTTCCGTTGGCTGTTACCTTGAC TCTTGCGTATTCCATGAGAAAAATGATGGCAGATAAAGCTTTg GTGCGTAGGCTTTCTGCTTGTGAGACCATGGGGTCTGCAACAACAATTTGCAGTGATAAGACTGGAACTTTGACCTTAAACGAG aTGACTGTTGTTGAGTGTTATGCTGGGTTCCAAAAGATGGATCCTCCGGACAGCAGCGCAAAATTGCCATCTGCTTTTACATCCATACTTGTTGAGGGAATTGCTCATAATACAACCGGCAGTGTCTTCCGATCTGAA AGTGGTGAGATTCAGGTTTCTGGATCTCCCACAGAAAGAGCAATTCTTAATTGGGCGATAAAG TTGGGCATGGATTTCGATGCTCTCAAGTCTGGGTCTTCTGCTGTACAATTTTATCCATTCAATTCAGAGAAGAAACGGGGAGGCGTAGCAGTGAAATCAGTAACGTTCTCGAGTGTTTTC TCAGATTCGAGTGTCCATGTTCACTGGAAAGGTGCTGCCGAAATTGTTTTGGGTTCCTGCACACAATATATGGATGAAAATGAGAGTTTTGTAGATATGAGTGAAGATAAG ATGGCTGGCTTAATAGATGCTATCAATGATATGGCTGCAAGGAGTCTGCGTTGTGTTGCAATTGCCGTCAGAAAATTTGAAGTGGACAAGATTCCAACTGATGAAGAGCAACTTTCTAGATGGGTATTACCTGAGGATGATCTTGTATTGTTGGCTATCGTTGGTATTAAG GATCCTTGTCGCCCAGGTGTCAAAAATTCAGTTTTACTATGTCAACAAGCTGGAGTCAAG GTTCGTATGGTGACTGGTGATAACATTCAGACTGCCAAAGCAATTGCATTAGAATGCGGTATATTAGCTTCAGACTCAGATGCTAGTGAGCCTAATCTGATTGAAGGAAAAGTATTTCGATCCttttcagaagaagaaagagataggATTTGTGAAGAGATATCT GTAATGGGTAGATCATCACCCAATgacaaacttcttcttgtacaaTCGCTGAAGAGAAGGGGACACGTCGTGGCTGTAACTGGTGATGGAACCAATGATGCTCCTGCACTGCACGag GCAGATATAGGTCTTGCTATGGGTATTCAAGGCACCGAAGTTGCAAAGGAAAAGTCAGATATCATTATCTTGGATGACAACTTTGAATCCGTTGTGAAG TTTCAGCTCACAGTGAATGTCGCAGCTCTTGTCATCAATGTTGTGGCTGCCATATCCGCGGGTGATGTTCCTCTAACTGCAGTACAG CTTCTATGGGTCAATCTTATAATGGATACTCTTGGTGCTCTTGCTTTAGCCACTGAACCACCAACCGATCACTTGATGGATCGATCCCCTGTTGGCAGAAA AGAACCTCTCATCACAAATATCATGTGGAGAAATTTGTTTATACAA GCGATGTACCAAGTGACAGTCTTGTTAATCCTCAATTTCGAGGGAATAAGTATCCTTCATCTGAAGAGTCACAAAAACCCAGAGAAAGTAAAGAATACCGTTATCTTCAATGCGTTTGTCATCTGCCAG ATCTTCAACGAGTTCAACGCACGGAAGCCAGATGAAATAAACATTTTCCGTGGAGTTCTCAGGAATCACCTTTTTGTGGGCATCATCTGTATCACCATTGTGCTCCAG GTAGTCATTGTCGAGTTCCTTGGAACATTTGCCTCAACGACTAAGCTTGATTGGGAGATGTGGCTCGTCTCGGTTGGAATCGGTTCCGTCAG TTGGCCTTTGGCGGTAATCGGAAAATTGATACCGGTTCCAGAAACTCCAGTCAGCCAATACTTTAGAATAAACCGGTGGAGAAGGAACTCATCAG GTTAA
- the LOC109124590 gene encoding calcium-transporting ATPase 10, plasma membrane-type-like isoform X2, translating into MSGQFSNSPDKDVEAGTSTFNNDYEDSPFDIASTKNAPVERLRRWRQAALVLNASRRFRYTLDLKREEDKKQMLRKMRAHAQAIRAAHLFKAAASRVTGITSPPPTSGGGDFGIGQEQIVSISRDQNIGSLQELGGVKGLSDLLKTNLEKGINGDDDDILKRKSAFGSNTYPQKKGRSFWRFVWEASQDLTLIILIVAAAASLALGIKTEGIEKGWYDGISIAFAVLLVIVVTATSDYRQSLQFQNLNEEKRNIRIEVTRGGRRVEISIYDIVVGDVIPLNIGDQVPADGVLVAGHSLAVDESSMTGESKIVQKNSTKNPFLMSGCKVADGNGTMLVTGVGVNTEWGLLMASVSEDNGGETPLQVRLNGVATFIGIVGLTVAGVVLFVLVVRYFTGHTKNEQGGPQFVGGKTKFDHVLDDLVEIFTVAVTIVVVAVPEGLPLAVTLTLAYSMRKMMADKALVRRLSACETMGSATTICSDKTGTLTLNEMTVVECYAGFQKMDPPDSSAKLPSAFTSILVEGIAHNTTGSVFRSESGEIQVSGSPTERAILNWAIKLGMDFDALKSGSSAVQFYPFNSEKKRGGVAVKSSDSSVHVHWKGAAEIVLGSCTQYMDENESFVDMSEDKMAGLIDAINDMAARSLRCVAIAVRKFEVDKIPTDEEQLSRWVLPEDDLVLLAIVGIKDPCRPGVKNSVLLCQQAGVKVRMVTGDNIQTAKAIALECGILASDSDASEPNLIEGKVFRSFSEEERDRICEEISVMGRSSPNDKLLLVQSLKRRGHVVAVTGDGTNDAPALHEADIGLAMGIQGTEVAKEKSDIIILDDNFESVVKVVRWGRSVYANIQKFIQFQLTVNVAALVINVVAAISAGDVPLTAVQLLWVNLIMDTLGALALATEPPTDHLMDRSPVGRKEPLITNIMWRNLFIQAMYQVTVLLILNFEGISILHLKSHKNPEKVKNTVIFNAFVICQIFNEFNARKPDEINIFRGVLRNHLFVGIICITIVLQVVIVEFLGTFASTTKLDWEMWLVSVGIGSVSWPLAVIGKLIPVPETPVSQYFRINRWRRNSSG; encoded by the exons ATGAGTGGACAATTTAGTAACTCTCCAGACAAGGACGTGGAGGCTGGTACCAGCACCTTTAATAATGACTATGAAGATAGTCCGTTTGATATTGCTAGCACTAAGAATGCTCCTGTGGAGCGACTACGCCGTTGGAGG CAAGCTGCGCTTGTACTTAATGCTTCTCGTCGATTTCGATATACTCTGGACTTGAAAagggaagaagataagaaacagATGCTGAGGAAGATGAGAGCGCATGCCCAAGCAATAAGA GCTGCACATCTTTTTAAAGCAGCTGCAAGCCGAGTAACTG GAATTACAAGTCCACCTCCGACTTCTGGTGGTGGTGATTTTGGTATTGGACAGGAGCAGATTGTATCGATTTCAAGAGATCAAAATATAGGATCGCTTCAAGAACTTGGAGGG GTCAAAGGGTTGTCTGACTTGTTAAAAACCAACTTGGAGAAGGGTATAAATGGGGATGATGATGACATACTGAAAAGGAAATCTGCTTTTGGATCAAACACATACCCTCAGAAGAAAGGGAGGAGTTTCTGG AGGTTTGTATGGGAAGCTTCTCAGGATCTTACGTTGATCATACTGATTGTAGCAGCAGCTGCTTCTTTGGCATTGGGAATAAAGACCGAG GGTATCGAAAAGGGATGGTACGATGGTATCAGTATTGCGTTTGCCGTTCTTCTTGTGATTGTGGTGACAG CTACCAGTGATTACCGGCAATCTCTTCAATTCCAGAACTTaaatgaagagaaaagaaatataCGTATAGAG GTTACCCGCGGTGGAAGAAGAGTTGAGATTTCAATTTATGACATTGTGGTAGGCGATGTCATACCCCTCAATATTGGTGATCAG GTACCTGCTGATGGAGTTTTAGTTGCTGGCCATTCCCTTGCAGTTGATGAGTCCAGCATGACTGGAGAGAGCAAAATT GTTCAAAAAAACTCCACTAAGAATCCATTCCTAATGTCCGGCTGTAAAGTTGCAGATGGCAATGGGACAATGTTG GTTACTGGGGTAGGGGTCAACACTGAATGGGGCTTACTAATGGCTAGCGTCTCAGAAGACAATGGTGGAGAAACACCATTGCAG GTGCGCCTGAATGGTGTTGCAACATTTATCGGGATTGTGGGGCTCACAGTTGCTGGCGTTGTATTATTTGTCCTAGTCGTTCG CTACTTTACCGGTCACACGAAGAATGAACAGGGAGGGCCACAGTTTGTTGGAGGGAAGACAAAATTTGATCATGTGCTAGATGATCTTGTTGAAATCTTCACTGTTGCA GTTACAATCGTTGTAGTGGCAGTGCCTGAAGGGCTTCCGTTGGCTGTTACCTTGAC TCTTGCGTATTCCATGAGAAAAATGATGGCAGATAAAGCTTTg GTGCGTAGGCTTTCTGCTTGTGAGACCATGGGGTCTGCAACAACAATTTGCAGTGATAAGACTGGAACTTTGACCTTAAACGAG aTGACTGTTGTTGAGTGTTATGCTGGGTTCCAAAAGATGGATCCTCCGGACAGCAGCGCAAAATTGCCATCTGCTTTTACATCCATACTTGTTGAGGGAATTGCTCATAATACAACCGGCAGTGTCTTCCGATCTGAA AGTGGTGAGATTCAGGTTTCTGGATCTCCCACAGAAAGAGCAATTCTTAATTGGGCGATAAAG TTGGGCATGGATTTCGATGCTCTCAAGTCTGGGTCTTCTGCTGTACAATTTTATCCATTCAATTCAGAGAAGAAACGGGGAGGCGTAGCAGTGAAATCA TCAGATTCGAGTGTCCATGTTCACTGGAAAGGTGCTGCCGAAATTGTTTTGGGTTCCTGCACACAATATATGGATGAAAATGAGAGTTTTGTAGATATGAGTGAAGATAAG ATGGCTGGCTTAATAGATGCTATCAATGATATGGCTGCAAGGAGTCTGCGTTGTGTTGCAATTGCCGTCAGAAAATTTGAAGTGGACAAGATTCCAACTGATGAAGAGCAACTTTCTAGATGGGTATTACCTGAGGATGATCTTGTATTGTTGGCTATCGTTGGTATTAAG GATCCTTGTCGCCCAGGTGTCAAAAATTCAGTTTTACTATGTCAACAAGCTGGAGTCAAG GTTCGTATGGTGACTGGTGATAACATTCAGACTGCCAAAGCAATTGCATTAGAATGCGGTATATTAGCTTCAGACTCAGATGCTAGTGAGCCTAATCTGATTGAAGGAAAAGTATTTCGATCCttttcagaagaagaaagagataggATTTGTGAAGAGATATCT GTAATGGGTAGATCATCACCCAATgacaaacttcttcttgtacaaTCGCTGAAGAGAAGGGGACACGTCGTGGCTGTAACTGGTGATGGAACCAATGATGCTCCTGCACTGCACGag GCAGATATAGGTCTTGCTATGGGTATTCAAGGCACCGAAGTTGCAAAGGAAAAGTCAGATATCATTATCTTGGATGACAACTTTGAATCCGTTGTGAAG GTTGTCCGTTGGGGTCGATCTGTGTATGCCAATATTCAAAAGTTCATCCAGTTTCAGCTCACAGTGAATGTCGCAGCTCTTGTCATCAATGTTGTGGCTGCCATATCCGCGGGTGATGTTCCTCTAACTGCAGTACAG CTTCTATGGGTCAATCTTATAATGGATACTCTTGGTGCTCTTGCTTTAGCCACTGAACCACCAACCGATCACTTGATGGATCGATCCCCTGTTGGCAGAAA AGAACCTCTCATCACAAATATCATGTGGAGAAATTTGTTTATACAA GCGATGTACCAAGTGACAGTCTTGTTAATCCTCAATTTCGAGGGAATAAGTATCCTTCATCTGAAGAGTCACAAAAACCCAGAGAAAGTAAAGAATACCGTTATCTTCAATGCGTTTGTCATCTGCCAG ATCTTCAACGAGTTCAACGCACGGAAGCCAGATGAAATAAACATTTTCCGTGGAGTTCTCAGGAATCACCTTTTTGTGGGCATCATCTGTATCACCATTGTGCTCCAG GTAGTCATTGTCGAGTTCCTTGGAACATTTGCCTCAACGACTAAGCTTGATTGGGAGATGTGGCTCGTCTCGGTTGGAATCGGTTCCGTCAG TTGGCCTTTGGCGGTAATCGGAAAATTGATACCGGTTCCAGAAACTCCAGTCAGCCAATACTTTAGAATAAACCGGTGGAGAAGGAACTCATCAG GTTAA
- the LOC104730332 gene encoding choline monooxygenase, chloroplastic, with product MTTMMMIRSTATMTEYLTPTQKSTRGYFNSHGEFGVSVSQFSRRRFLSPSRVFAVSDINKLVMEFDPKIPLERASTPPSSWYTDPQFYSFELDRVFYGGWQAVGYSDQIKESRDFFTGRLGDVEYVVCRDDNGKIHAFHNVCSHHASILASGNGKKSCFVCPYHGWTYSLSGSLVKATRMNGIENFALNEMGLKPLRVAVWGPFVLLKVTQATSRKGEDESDDALVASEWLGTSVGRLSEGGVDSPLSFICRREYTMECNWKVFCDNYLDGGYHVPYAHKGLMSGLNLETYSTTIFEKVSIQECGGGSKAGEDGFDRLGSQALYAFVYPNFMINRYGPWMDTNLVVPLGPRRCKVIFDYFLDPSLKDDEAFIKRSLEESDKVQMEDVVLCENVQRGLESQAYDKGRYALVEKPMHHFHCLLHQNLKL from the exons atgacgacgatgatgatgatcaggTCAACGGCGACTATGACGGAATATCTAACTCCGACGCAAAAATCCACCAGAGGATATTTCAATTCTCATGGTGAATTTGGCGTTTCAGTCTCTCAATTTAGTCGAAGAAGATTTCTCAGTCCGAGCAGAGTCTTCGCCGTTTCAGATATCAATAAGCTCGTGATGGAGTTCGATCCGAAGATTCCGTTGGAGAGAGCATCTACTCCGCCGAGCTCGTGGTACACTGATCCTCAGTTCTACAGTTTCGAGCTCGATCGGGTCTTCTATGGAGGATGGCAAGCCGTAG GATACTCTGATCAGATTAAGGAGAGTCGTGACTTCTTCACTGGGAG GCTTGGGGATGTAGAATATGTTGTGTGTAGAGATGATAATGGAAAGATTCATGCTTTCCATAATGTATGTTCTCACCATGCTTCTATTTTGGCGTCTGGAAATGGGAAAAAGTCTTGTTTTGTCTGCCCTTATCAT GGATGGACGTATAGCTTGAGTGGATCGCTTGTCAAAGCTACTAGAATGAATGGGATAGAGAACTTTGCTTTAAAT GAAATGGGACTTAAACCTCTAAGAGTGGCTGTCTGGGGACCTTTTGTTCTCCTCAAGGTAACTCAAGCCACATCGAGGAAAGGAGAAGATGAGAGTGATGATGCATTAGTGGCATCAGAATGGCTTGGGACTTCTGTGGGGAGGTTGAGCGAAGGTGGAGTTGATTCCCCACTTAGTTTCATATGCAGACGTGAATACACCATGGAATGTAATTGGAAG GTTTTCTGTGATAACTACTTAGATGGTGGTTATCATGTACCATATGCACATAAAGGTTTGATGTCAGGCCTCAATCTCGAAACCTATTCTACAACG ATATTCGAAAAGGTTAGTATCCAAGAATGTGGAGGTGGTTCCAAGGCTGGCGAAGATGGTTTTGATAGGCTTGGATCTCAAGCTCTATATGCTTTTGTCTACCCAAATTTCATGATAAATAG GTATGGACCTTGGATGGACACGAATCTAGTGGTACCATTAGGACCAAGGAGATGCAAAGTCATCTTCGACTATTTTCTTGATCCTTCTTTAAAG GATGATGAAGCTTTTATCAAGAGAAGTTTGGAAGAAAGCGATAAAGTTCAG ATGGAAGATGTTGTGTTGTGTGAGAATGTTCAAAGGGGTCTCGAATCTCAGGCCTATGACAAAGGAAGATATGCTCTTGTGGAGAAGCCAATGCACCACTTCCATTGTTTGTTACATCAGAATCTCAAACTTTGA